In Sporosarcina psychrophila, a genomic segment contains:
- a CDS encoding YolD-like family protein codes for MTAIPKPPKSKVVAGPKLTETDFLEIGERIGESKEFNIEVTIYAQKRYESVTGIVTEVDGQQGKLSFQMGFENVRINMNNIVSVK; via the coding sequence ATGACAGCAATTCCAAAACCACCAAAATCAAAGGTTGTAGCAGGACCAAAACTAACAGAAACTGATTTTCTTGAAATCGGCGAAAGAATAGGGGAATCAAAAGAATTTAACATAGAGGTTACGATATATGCTCAAAAGAGGTATGAGTCAGTTACAGGAATCGTTACAGAAGTCGATGGCCAACAAGGTAAATTATCTTTCCAAATGGGTTTTGAAAACGTAAGAATAAACATGAATAATATTGTGAGTGTGAAATGA
- a CDS encoding GNAT family N-acetyltransferase — protein sequence MLIDLLSNRSDYVNDVSNMIYKEFVVNTGSKMTFEEVCIYFSNTNSERFPITLIAIEENECTGTISIFENDLKERDLYKPWLASLYTKPEHRGKGVGKKLITETLKVIKKLGYKELYLRTENASDYYRDRGWSFVETITDDKGQKIDVFKFDLNNKKIIN from the coding sequence ATGCTTATTGATTTATTGTCGAACCGGTCTGATTATGTTAATGATGTTTCAAATATGATATATAAAGAATTTGTAGTAAATACAGGTAGTAAAATGACTTTTGAAGAAGTCTGTATATACTTTTCAAATACAAATTCCGAACGATTTCCAATTACTTTAATTGCAATAGAAGAAAACGAGTGTACAGGTACTATATCAATATTTGAAAATGATTTAAAGGAACGGGATTTGTACAAACCATGGCTCGCTTCTTTATATACAAAACCTGAGCATCGGGGTAAAGGAGTAGGGAAAAAGCTGATAACTGAAACTTTAAAAGTTATAAAGAAATTAGGTTATAAAGAATTATATTTAAGAACAGAAAATGCTTCAGATTACTATCGAGATAGAGGATGGAGTTTTGTCGAGACTATTACAGATGATAAAGGTCAAAAAATTGATGTTTTCAAGTTTGATCTTAACAATAAAAAAATAATCAATTAA
- a CDS encoding NUDIX domain-containing protein, whose amino-acid sequence MKEINELKAGVAIIILDEDNRVLLQKRADVGLWGIPSGHVEIGETVSEAAIREMKEETNLDIRITKLIGVYSDPDSQVFSYPKGKIVHFITTCFLAEIISGELRCNSSESLDIQYFEQQALPADLLKMHPCWLKDALAERDLAFIR is encoded by the coding sequence ATGAAGGAAATTAACGAACTTAAAGCAGGAGTCGCTATTATTATTTTAGATGAAGATAATCGAGTATTATTGCAGAAGAGAGCTGATGTGGGGCTATGGGGGATCCCATCAGGACATGTAGAGATCGGGGAGACAGTATCCGAAGCAGCTATTAGGGAAATGAAGGAAGAAACGAATTTAGATATACGAATTACTAAGCTAATCGGTGTTTACTCTGATCCAGATTCACAGGTGTTTTCATACCCTAAAGGAAAAATAGTTCATTTTATAACAACCTGTTTTTTAGCTGAAATTATAAGCGGAGAACTTCGATGCAATTCTTCGGAATCACTCGATATTCAATATTTCGAACAACAAGCTTTGCCAGCAGATTTGTTGAAAATGCATCCTTGCTGGCTGAAAGATGCTTTGGCTGAGAGAGATTTGGCGTTTATACGTTAA
- a CDS encoding GNAT family N-acetyltransferase — translation MSVSLQEVFENEKIILRNLYSFYLHDLSKFTANITIDENGFFDYEDLNSFWTNEGISPYFIKFDGNIIGFILLLERPFLKKENDFGINDIFILNKYKGKGFGIQAVEELFENKKGKYFVIELVNNLPAVSFWRKVYKDFKIDYEEKNQLIDDEPCIIQTFKVSALLKNGN, via the coding sequence ATGTCTGTTTCTCTTCAGGAAGTTTTTGAAAATGAAAAAATAATTTTACGCAACTTATATTCCTTTTATCTTCATGATCTGTCCAAGTTCACAGCTAACATTACTATTGATGAAAATGGATTTTTTGATTACGAGGATCTAAACTCATTTTGGACTAATGAGGGCATTTCTCCTTACTTCATCAAATTTGATGGCAACATTATAGGATTTATTCTGCTTTTGGAAAGGCCATTTTTAAAAAAAGAAAATGATTTCGGCATTAATGACATCTTTATTCTAAATAAGTACAAAGGTAAGGGTTTTGGAATACAGGCAGTAGAAGAGTTATTTGAAAATAAAAAAGGAAAATACTTTGTTATTGAACTTGTTAATAACCTTCCCGCTGTATCCTTTTGGAGAAAAGTATATAAAGATTTTAAAATTGATTATGAAGAAAAAAATCAATTAATTGATGATGAACCTTGCATAATCCAAACATTCAAAGTCTCAGCTTTATTAAAGAACGGTAACTAA
- a CDS encoding response regulator codes for MRIIFNKSVMLVDDSKFMRNLLRKIIVSNGYYVVAEAGSGEDAVTLYKSHFPHIVLLDITLPNMNGIATLKEIKKINPNARVVMCSALGTQDLIIEALENGAADFIVKPFFDELITQLNKIY; via the coding sequence ATGAGGATCATTTTCAATAAATCAGTAATGCTCGTAGATGATTCAAAATTCATGAGAAATCTATTAAGAAAGATTATCGTAAGTAACGGTTATTATGTCGTAGCTGAAGCTGGGAGTGGAGAAGATGCTGTGACTCTTTATAAATCACACTTCCCTCACATCGTTTTATTGGATATCACTTTACCAAATATGAACGGTATCGCTACGCTAAAAGAAATTAAGAAAATAAACCCCAATGCTCGTGTTGTTATGTGCTCAGCCTTAGGGACTCAAGACTTAATAATTGAGGCTTTAGAAAATGGAGCCGCAGACTTTATCGTAAAGCCTTTTTTTGATGAACTTATTACCCAATTAAATAAAATCTATTGA
- a CDS encoding manganese catalase family protein has product MYYYKEELINPVTPPDKPDPEAAKVMQEILGGHFGEMRTMMQYFFQSSNFRGKETQYRDLLRGVFLEEIAHVELVQNTINQLLNDSGESAVPGNAGVDQAPLDDAVRHANPHHYIIGAQASLPVDATGNPWNGSWVYSHGNLISDMLDNLVLESTGVLQKTRIYEMSSNKTFRETLAFLIVRDNAHQNAFAKALETLGVDWGKLFPVPNYDINKYPECRKYVELGYHNAQFNFRLDPTRIGEIYQGQSPSRNKGELKVTPPPAGFPVPLLPDMPNEHSPGIQDMNN; this is encoded by the coding sequence GTGTATTACTACAAAGAAGAATTGATTAATCCCGTCACTCCTCCCGATAAACCCGACCCTGAAGCTGCAAAAGTGATGCAAGAAATTCTAGGTGGGCATTTTGGAGAAATGCGTACCATGATGCAGTACTTTTTCCAAAGCTCCAATTTCAGAGGTAAGGAAACACAATATCGCGACTTACTTCGTGGTGTGTTTTTGGAAGAAATCGCTCATGTTGAACTTGTCCAGAATACAATCAATCAATTGTTAAATGATTCAGGTGAATCTGCTGTACCAGGTAATGCTGGTGTCGATCAAGCACCTCTCGATGATGCCGTTAGACACGCAAATCCTCATCACTACATTATTGGTGCTCAAGCCTCTCTCCCTGTAGATGCTACTGGGAATCCTTGGAACGGTTCTTGGGTTTATAGCCATGGCAATTTGATTAGTGATATGCTCGATAACCTGGTGTTAGAATCAACCGGTGTCTTGCAAAAAACTCGAATTTACGAAATGAGTTCTAACAAGACATTTCGAGAGACATTAGCTTTCCTAATCGTGAGAGATAACGCACATCAGAATGCTTTTGCAAAAGCATTGGAAACGCTCGGTGTTGATTGGGGTAAGCTTTTCCCTGTCCCGAATTACGATATAAATAAATATCCTGAATGCAGAAAATATGTGGAGTTAGGGTATCATAATGCCCAGTTCAATTTCAGATTAGACCCAACTAGAATCGGGGAAATTTACCAGGGACAGTCCCCTAGTAGAAATAAGGGTGAACTTAAAGTTACTCCTCCACCTGCTGGATTCCCGGTTCCTTTACTGCCTGACATGCCAAATGAACATAGTCCAGGTATTCAAGACATGAATAACTAA
- a CDS encoding M3 family metallopeptidase: METFDTSIRWDLSNLLCGLDMEKFKNYLGSIKEKLIKVEEYSKTNNLNDGELIIISQAINKIESAESFYYCLTTENIDPSLLTSLNGFISALKSQVRFIISNLQENLSNMSEKQFTDWSNNINQKSLIAKLLKDVKITNSEETIISNFTRETLSGLEDLYGQVRNNLKVKVYLNHEGNEISFAEASNLSLSQPEQSKRHNVFRELNKTLEIEANIFASIYNQMVGIRLNENKIRKVDYLDESLQLNGISKSTLNTMWDAVDSNIHDLSGYLRIKAEEVGKKNISWHELMTSSQKVSLQITFSQAIDGITKSLVNIDRSMCEFVKEVVTKGWVDAEQRKTKSSGGFCAPFTPEGESRISLNYDNSIDSARRLAHELGHAWHFQQMKYVPSLSFSEDTFEMTMAETSSIFFETAFIDYVIQNTNDVSIKKAILGSKIERSLNYLMSIRGAFLFEKRFYEFRKDGQLDAKQMEELSLQFQEQAYGSSLSENEPFVWIKYGQFYQANTPFYNYPYSFGFLLSIGLLELAKTDESFNQKFKGFLSETGMLPLEQLIKKHFQLDLSELEFWQQSVRRLIQDIEQYNQIL; the protein is encoded by the coding sequence ATGGAAACATTTGATACATCAATTCGTTGGGATTTGAGTAATCTTCTATGTGGTCTAGACATGGAAAAGTTTAAAAATTATTTGGGTAGTATTAAAGAAAAATTGATAAAAGTCGAGGAGTATTCAAAAACAAATAACTTGAATGACGGCGAATTGATCATTATTTCGCAAGCAATTAATAAGATTGAATCAGCAGAATCCTTTTATTACTGCTTAACTACAGAAAATATTGACCCTTCCCTCCTTACATCATTAAATGGATTCATATCAGCTTTAAAATCCCAAGTACGCTTTATAATATCAAATTTGCAAGAGAACCTAAGTAATATGAGTGAAAAACAATTTACAGATTGGTCTAACAATATTAATCAAAAAAGTTTGATAGCTAAGTTACTAAAGGATGTAAAAATAACAAATAGTGAAGAAACAATTATATCAAACTTTACTCGAGAAACATTAAGTGGTCTTGAAGACCTTTATGGACAAGTTCGTAACAATTTGAAAGTAAAAGTCTATCTTAATCATGAAGGAAATGAAATTTCTTTTGCTGAAGCTAGCAATTTATCCTTGTCTCAGCCAGAACAATCTAAAAGGCACAATGTATTTAGAGAACTAAACAAAACCCTTGAAATAGAAGCAAATATTTTTGCTTCTATTTATAATCAAATGGTTGGAATAAGACTTAATGAAAACAAGATAAGAAAAGTAGATTACCTTGATGAATCATTACAATTGAATGGCATATCCAAATCAACACTTAATACTATGTGGGATGCAGTAGATTCCAATATTCATGACCTTTCCGGCTATTTAAGAATTAAAGCAGAAGAAGTAGGGAAAAAGAATATTTCTTGGCATGAGTTGATGACTTCATCTCAAAAGGTTTCTCTTCAGATTACTTTCTCACAAGCGATCGATGGAATAACAAAGTCTCTTGTAAATATTGACAGGAGTATGTGTGAATTTGTAAAAGAAGTAGTTACAAAGGGATGGGTAGATGCAGAACAACGTAAAACAAAATCTTCGGGTGGGTTTTGTGCTCCATTTACTCCAGAAGGCGAATCACGGATTTCATTAAATTATGACAATAGCATAGACAGTGCTAGAAGACTTGCACATGAATTAGGTCATGCTTGGCATTTCCAACAAATGAAATATGTTCCATCCCTTTCGTTCTCAGAAGATACATTTGAAATGACAATGGCGGAAACCTCTTCAATCTTTTTCGAAACTGCATTTATTGATTATGTAATTCAAAACACAAACGATGTGTCTATTAAAAAAGCAATTCTTGGTTCGAAGATTGAGCGTTCCCTAAATTACTTGATGTCTATTAGAGGAGCCTTCTTATTTGAAAAAAGGTTTTATGAGTTTAGAAAAGATGGACAATTAGATGCAAAACAGATGGAAGAACTTTCGTTACAATTTCAGGAACAAGCATATGGAAGCAGTTTAAGTGAAAATGAGCCTTTTGTATGGATTAAATATGGACAGTTCTATCAAGCGAATACTCCCTTTTATAATTATCCATACTCTTTTGGCTTCTTGTTAAGTATTGGACTTTTAGAACTTGCTAAAACGGATGAATCATTTAATCAAAAGTTTAAAGGGTTCCTAAGTGAAACTGGGATGCTGCCACTTGAACAACTAATTAAAAAACATTTCCAATTAGATCTTTCTGAGTTGGAATTTTGGCAACAATCAGTCCGGAGGTTAATTCAAGATATAGAGCAGTATAACCAAATTTTATGA
- a CDS encoding transcriptional regulator, producing the protein MRNQLVKSVKYSEHLDMMYMAADGSISKRRISVLQVGEVSFRAYCYLRKSKRTFSLSTTYSHSFPSYIKKAW; encoded by the coding sequence GTGCGTAATCAATTAGTTAAGTCAGTGAAATACAGCGAACACCTAGATATGATGTACATGGCTGCAGACGGTTCAATTAGTAAAAGAAGAATCAGTGTACTACAGGTCGGTGAGGTATCATTCCGTGCCTATTGTTATCTAAGGAAGTCAAAGCGGACTTTTTCACTATCGACAACATACTCGCACTCGTTCCCATCGTACATAAAGAAAGCATGGTGA
- a CDS encoding MazG-like protein, which translates to MKNMNFSEAVERSLQIRKTYHNLERQYHEKEWTVEEDALAFLTDAGLVGRLTMSQQGRWPTNGETESELEHKLGECMWWLINLADRTDIDISEALEKFLTKTEKKIGD; encoded by the coding sequence ATGAAAAATATGAATTTTAGTGAAGCCGTTGAACGTTCTTTACAAATAAGAAAAACCTACCATAATTTGGAACGACAGTATCATGAAAAAGAATGGACAGTAGAAGAAGATGCGTTAGCTTTCCTGACAGATGCTGGTTTGGTAGGTCGTCTAACAATGTCTCAACAGGGGCGTTGGCCAACAAATGGAGAAACTGAATCTGAACTTGAACATAAGCTTGGTGAATGTATGTGGTGGCTGATTAATTTGGCTGACCGCACGGATATTGATATTAGTGAAGCATTGGAAAAATTCTTAACCAAAACCGAAAAGAAAATAGGGGATTGA
- a CDS encoding DUF6434 domain-containing protein yields the protein MRPNLTKDISFQSFKDFYWLKEELQAFCRESGISASGSKIEISDRIETILQTGEIKKTIRKSSINKKIKPQVDLSLNTVITENHRCSQDVRAFFKAAIPNFHFSTYIQNYFKSNVGKTYRDVVNAWYEEEERKKDPTFKKKIAPQFEYNQFTRDYFADPKNQGKTRPEAIEAWNKIKKIPGSNKYDPSN from the coding sequence TTGAGACCTAATCTAACGAAAGATATTAGTTTCCAGAGTTTTAAAGATTTCTATTGGTTAAAAGAAGAATTGCAAGCATTTTGCAGGGAAAGCGGAATTAGTGCTTCTGGCTCAAAAATAGAGATTTCAGATAGGATTGAGACAATTCTTCAAACAGGAGAGATAAAAAAAACTATCAGAAAATCAAGTATAAACAAGAAAATAAAACCGCAAGTTGATTTAAGTCTCAATACAGTTATTACTGAAAACCATCGTTGTAGTCAAGATGTAAGAGCCTTTTTCAAGGCGGCTATTCCAAACTTTCATTTTTCAACGTATATCCAAAACTACTTTAAAAGTAACGTAGGAAAAACGTATCGTGATGTTGTAAATGCTTGGTATGAGGAAGAAGAACGAAAGAAAGACCCCACATTCAAGAAAAAGATTGCACCTCAATTTGAATACAATCAATTCACTCGTGACTATTTTGCTGACCCGAAGAATCAAGGTAAAACTCGTCCAGAAGCAATTGAAGCCTGGAATAAAATCAAGAAAATTCCTGGAAGCAACAAATATGACCCTAGTAATTAA
- a CDS encoding GNAT family N-acetyltransferase, translated as MDTLTIKELQSREEIIEAFPVMKQLRTHLDENTYLELVIAAQENDRYKMFALLDGGEIVAVTGLKPMITLSSGRFIWICDLVTDTNIRSKGYGEKLLTYVHEWAKENNYESVSLSSGLQRTDAHRFYEDKMKYAKTSYVFKTTLKEI; from the coding sequence ATGGATACGTTAACTATTAAAGAACTTCAATCACGCGAAGAAATTATTGAAGCATTTCCTGTTATGAAGCAGTTACGAACTCACTTGGATGAAAATACTTATCTTGAACTAGTAATTGCTGCGCAAGAGAATGATAGATATAAAATGTTCGCTTTACTAGATGGTGGTGAAATTGTTGCAGTTACTGGTTTGAAGCCGATGATAACACTTTCTAGTGGCAGATTTATTTGGATTTGTGACTTGGTTACAGATACTAATATACGTTCAAAAGGATACGGTGAAAAACTACTTACATATGTTCATGAATGGGCAAAAGAAAATAATTATGAAAGTGTTTCTTTATCTTCAGGATTACAGCGTACAGATGCACACCGTTTTTATGAGGATAAAATGAAGTATGCCAAAACTAGTTATGTGTTTAAAACAACTTTAAAAGAAATATGA
- a CDS encoding class I SAM-dependent methyltransferase codes for MTKEVILNYDDLLNMLDNQLREPREFWEGFYSNRDKEIPFFKIKGPDENLVEYYENGLNPTRVLEIGCGPGRNAIYMAQKGCKVDALDISQNAIDWAMERARKDEVDINFYCHSLFSFPFEPNSYDFVYDCGLLHHLAPHRRLSYLEVIKKALKPNGYFGLVCFNTDGALDTSDWEFYRAGSLNKGIGYTEKRLKEVLAKDFDILNFRRMKKITQPSEFFGEEFLWTSLMQMK; via the coding sequence ATGACGAAAGAAGTTATTTTAAATTACGATGATTTATTAAATATGTTAGATAATCAATTAAGAGAACCTAGAGAATTTTGGGAAGGTTTTTATTCTAATCGTGATAAGGAAATACCATTCTTTAAAATAAAAGGTCCTGATGAGAACTTAGTTGAGTATTACGAGAATGGTCTAAATCCAACTCGTGTACTAGAAATTGGTTGTGGACCAGGTAGAAACGCTATTTATATGGCTCAAAAAGGTTGTAAAGTGGATGCTCTAGATATTTCACAGAATGCTATTGATTGGGCAATGGAAAGGGCAAGAAAAGATGAAGTAGATATAAACTTTTATTGCCATTCATTATTTAGTTTTCCCTTTGAACCTAATTCATATGACTTTGTTTACGATTGTGGTTTACTTCATCATTTAGCGCCACATAGGCGGTTATCATATTTAGAAGTAATTAAAAAAGCACTTAAACCAAATGGCTATTTTGGTTTGGTGTGCTTCAATACAGATGGTGCATTAGATACTTCTGATTGGGAATTTTATAGAGCGGGTAGTTTAAATAAAGGTATAGGTTATACAGAAAAGAGACTTAAAGAAGTATTAGCAAAGGACTTTGACATCCTTAATTTCAGGAGAATGAAAAAGATTACTCAACCAAGTGAATTTTTCGGAGAAGAGTTTTTGTGGACAAGCTTAATGCAAATGAAATAG
- a CDS encoding transcriptional regulator codes for MRNQLIKSAGYNESLDMMYLARGGTISKRRINVLQVGEVSFRAYCFLRKFKLTFTIDNELALVPVVHKESMVI; via the coding sequence GTGCGTAACCAATTAATTAAGTCTGCAGGGTATAACGAGTCCTTAGATATGATGTATCTCGCAAGGGGCGGAACAATCAGCAAGCGAAGAATCAACGTACTGCAGGTCGGCGAGGTATCGTTCCGTGCATACTGTTTTCTACGCAAATTCAAGCTGACTTTTACGATTGATAATGAACTCGCACTTGTTCCCGTCGTACATAAAGAAAGCATGGTGATCTAA
- a CDS encoding YolD-like family protein, with product MTAIPKPPKSKVVASPKLTETDFLEIGERIGESKEFGVEVEITIYAQKRFESVTGIVTEVDGQLGKLSLQVGYDNIKINMNNIVSAK from the coding sequence ATGACAGCAATTCCGAAGCCACCAAAATCAAAGGTTGTGGCAAGTCCGAAACTAACAGAGACCGATTTTCTAGAGATAGGCGAGAGAATCGGGGAATCAAAAGAATTCGGCGTAGAGGTTGAAATCACAATTTATGCCCAAAAGCGGTTCGAGTCAGTTACAGGGATTGTTACAGAAGTCGATGGCCAACTAGGTAAATTATCGTTGCAAGTGGGTTACGATAACATAAAAATCAACATGAATAATATTGTGAGCGCGAAATGA
- a CDS encoding histidine phosphatase family protein encodes MSNIILIQHCQSEHHINNMSGGWTDTPLTDLGRKQAKLIGDKLKEEIVDNNEYAFYSSDLLRAAQTAEIIGNQINLKVIKNKGLREINTGVAAGKTKDWARENRIPRKNSGFDLDYQEFKDGETWREFYSRVCSCMDRIYEMEKGGNLLIVTHGGTLGYIIAWWMKFEPKRIVNAYFSSSVGGITVLSQNSFQQNVLNKFNDTSHFPLLN; translated from the coding sequence ATGAGCAACATTATCTTGATACAGCATTGTCAATCAGAACACCATATAAATAACATGTCAGGAGGATGGACAGATACACCTTTAACAGATTTAGGGAGAAAACAAGCAAAACTTATAGGGGACAAATTAAAAGAGGAAATAGTAGATAATAACGAATATGCTTTTTATTCATCTGATTTATTAAGAGCAGCACAAACAGCAGAAATAATTGGCAATCAGATAAACTTAAAAGTCATCAAAAATAAAGGACTTCGTGAAATAAATACTGGTGTTGCAGCAGGAAAAACAAAGGATTGGGCAAGAGAAAATAGAATACCAAGGAAAAATAGTGGATTTGATTTAGATTATCAAGAATTTAAAGATGGAGAGACATGGAGAGAGTTTTATAGTCGTGTTTGTAGTTGTATGGATAGGATATATGAAATGGAAAAGGGGGGAAATTTATTGATTGTCACACATGGTGGTACTTTGGGTTATATTATAGCTTGGTGGATGAAATTTGAACCTAAAAGGATTGTTAACGCATACTTTTCTTCATCAGTAGGAGGTATTACAGTTCTAAGTCAAAATAGTTTTCAGCAGAATGTTTTAAATAAGTTTAATGATACCTCTCATTTTCCTTTATTGAACTAA
- a CDS encoding DUF6877 family protein, with the protein MTAYQEIIKLLPQLPFEVLKDVERRTGDWMWSGGNEDDPYIHQQLRYDKRLLGGKSNQI; encoded by the coding sequence ATGACCGCATATCAAGAAATAATCAAGCTTTTACCGCAATTACCGTTTGAGGTGCTGAAAGATGTTGAACGACGCACCGGGGACTGGATGTGGAGCGGTGGCAATGAGGATGATCCGTATATTCATCAGCAGTTGCGGTATGACAAACGATTGTTAGGAGGGAAATCAAATCAAATATGA
- a CDS encoding DUF3953 domain-containing protein, giving the protein MEILKIIKVILSVIVIALAGYGLITKNFEFMPYMMLFLGVFMLVTGISELQAKKKTSAISFILAAAFLFFVAIYTF; this is encoded by the coding sequence ATGGAAATATTGAAAATAATAAAAGTTATCTTATCAGTTATTGTTATAGCATTAGCAGGTTATGGTCTAATTACTAAAAACTTTGAGTTTATGCCATATATGATGTTGTTCTTAGGTGTGTTTATGTTGGTTACGGGGATTTCGGAACTACAAGCAAAAAAGAAAACAAGTGCGATATCTTTTATCCTTGCAGCAGCATTTTTATTTTTTGTTGCCATTTACACTTTTTAA
- a CDS encoding methyl-accepting chemotaxis protein, translating to MNERAVLASLESNLAMIEFNLDGKVIWANQNFAQTLGYSVDVMKNMSHEQFCTLEFRNSKEYAELWDNLRKGKKFQEKIHRVSKAKDLLCLEATYIPVLNDKGEVNAVLKIATNITERENKTIEIVSQLKKLSEDLGEMVTDNSTENIKAFQSLKEQTNLISEVSKSIRNISSQTNILALNAAIEAARAGKHGLGFNVVATEVRKLAGDVEGAIKKVNANVDNITKEVMKVSEVTENSQRAVISTQSKINETMKEFEGITK from the coding sequence TTGAATGAAAGAGCGGTTTTAGCTTCACTAGAATCTAATTTAGCTATGATAGAATTCAATTTGGATGGGAAGGTTATTTGGGCAAATCAGAACTTTGCACAGACTTTGGGGTATAGTGTCGACGTAATGAAGAATATGTCACATGAACAATTTTGTACCTTAGAATTCCGGAATAGTAAGGAATATGCTGAGCTATGGGATAATCTAAGGAAAGGCAAAAAGTTTCAAGAGAAGATTCATAGGGTTAGTAAAGCAAAGGATTTACTTTGCCTAGAAGCTACTTATATTCCCGTTCTAAACGATAAAGGTGAAGTAAATGCTGTACTTAAAATCGCAACAAATATTACAGAACGCGAAAATAAAACGATAGAAATAGTTTCTCAATTAAAAAAGTTGTCTGAGGACTTAGGGGAAATGGTTACTGATAACTCTACGGAGAACATAAAAGCATTTCAATCTTTGAAGGAACAAACCAATTTAATAAGTGAAGTTTCTAAATCAATACGAAACATTTCTTCGCAAACTAATATTTTGGCATTGAATGCAGCTATTGAAGCGGCTCGAGCAGGGAAACATGGACTCGGTTTTAATGTGGTGGCAACAGAGGTTCGAAAATTGGCTGGTGATGTCGAAGGTGCGATAAAAAAAGTGAATGCCAACGTAGACAACATTACAAAAGAAGTAATGAAGGTCAGTGAAGTAACGGAGAATTCGCAAAGGGCGGTTATTTCAACTCAATCTAAAATTAATGAGACAATGAAGGAATTTGAAGGTATTACTAAGTAG
- a CDS encoding YolD-like family protein yields the protein MLENIRDRGNVKWTAMMLSEHVAELRRWQNEDRYEERPQLDDFDLQAIQYEIEVAQKRECQVHVRLWDKGKVVFYMGVIKEVNVESMWITVDSPFGRDRMPVKDIICVQCAE from the coding sequence ATGCTAGAAAACATTCGGGATAGAGGAAACGTTAAATGGACTGCAATGATGCTATCGGAGCACGTCGCAGAGTTGCGTAGATGGCAGAATGAAGATCGTTACGAAGAACGTCCGCAGCTTGATGACTTCGATTTACAGGCTATCCAGTACGAAATAGAAGTTGCTCAAAAAAGGGAATGCCAAGTACACGTAAGGTTGTGGGATAAAGGGAAAGTCGTGTTTTACATGGGTGTCATAAAAGAAGTAAATGTTGAGTCGATGTGGATCACGGTTGATAGTCCGTTTGGGAGGGATCGTATGCCGGTGAAGGATATTATATGTGTCCAATGCGCAGAGTAA
- a CDS encoding aminopeptidase, producing the protein MKDPRIQKIAELIVNHSINVQPNEHILIQTNTEIELSVVREIIKEIHKAGGFAHIDLRDATVTRQLVLGGTKEQFEILAEIEVERLAKMDGYINLKGGNECA; encoded by the coding sequence TTGAAAGACCCGAGAATACAAAAAATCGCAGAATTAATTGTAAACCATTCAATAAATGTACAACCAAACGAGCATATATTGATTCAAACTAATACAGAAATTGAACTTAGTGTTGTCAGAGAGATTATCAAGGAAATTCATAAAGCTGGCGGTTTTGCACATATCGATTTAAGAGATGCAACAGTAACAAGGCAATTAGTTCTAGGCGGAACAAAAGAGCAGTTTGAAATCCTGGCCGAAATTGAAGTAGAACGCTTGGCGAAAATGGACGGATATATTAACTTGAAAGGAGGGAACGAGTGTGCGTAA